In a single window of the Bradyrhizobium erythrophlei genome:
- a CDS encoding MOSC domain-containing protein, whose protein sequence is MSRLAPFIQFRLEAVEALGPAFLPRRKSSARRRTSRNRRPMDRLIEHMYSDGSDPEPTASSALRIVGLASDDKHRFSKSRHESLVLLKGIGVEGDAHAGPVVRHRYLMRHDPTMPNARQVHLINSELLETLRAEGCILGPGDLGENVLTAGLDLESLPLGTILKLGAEAAIELTGLRTPSVLIDRFRTGLKHKLIMPDADRPAFRCGVMSVVLSGGRIFVGDRIEIRFPPEPWRPLPAL, encoded by the coding sequence ATGAGCCGTCTCGCGCCTTTTATTCAGTTCCGGCTCGAGGCCGTCGAAGCATTAGGCCCGGCTTTCCTTCCACGCCGCAAGTCCTCGGCGAGACGTCGTACCTCACGGAACCGCCGGCCGATGGACCGGTTGATCGAGCATATGTACAGCGACGGATCCGATCCCGAACCCACGGCGTCCTCGGCTCTAAGGATCGTCGGTCTCGCCAGCGACGACAAGCATCGCTTCAGCAAGTCGCGACACGAAAGCCTGGTTCTCCTCAAGGGCATCGGGGTCGAAGGTGATGCTCATGCCGGACCGGTCGTCCGACATCGCTACCTGATGCGGCACGACCCGACGATGCCGAACGCACGACAGGTCCATCTCATAAACTCCGAGCTCCTCGAGACGCTGCGCGCGGAGGGCTGCATTCTCGGCCCCGGCGACCTCGGCGAGAACGTGCTGACTGCAGGCCTCGACCTCGAATCCTTGCCGCTGGGAACGATCCTGAAGCTCGGCGCCGAAGCCGCCATCGAGTTGACCGGCCTGAGGACACCGTCCGTGCTGATCGACCGATTCAGAACCGGTCTCAAGCATAAGTTGATCATGCCGGACGCCGATCGTCCGGCATTCCGATGCGGTGTCATGAGCGTCGTCCTCTCAGGTGGCCGAATATTCGTTGGCGACCGGATCGAGATTCGGTTCCCGCCCGAACCTTGGCGGCCTCTGCCGGCCTTATGA
- a CDS encoding CopG family transcriptional regulator: MPLNVQDLRPKPPETEKITINLGYVDLGHVDLMVKDGFYSNRTDFIRTAIRNQLERHADVVKQSTARKGLDLGLRNYTRADLEAARQAGEMLHINVLGLASIAQDVSPDLARATIASVSVLGALHATPAVKAALSDRTR; encoded by the coding sequence ATGCCCTTAAATGTGCAGGACCTAAGGCCGAAGCCTCCGGAAACCGAGAAGATCACCATCAATCTTGGCTATGTCGACCTGGGCCATGTGGATCTGATGGTGAAGGACGGATTCTATTCGAACCGCACGGATTTCATCCGGACGGCAATCCGCAATCAGCTCGAGCGGCACGCCGACGTGGTCAAGCAATCCACGGCCCGTAAAGGCCTGGACCTCGGTCTGCGGAATTACACGCGCGCGGATCTCGAAGCGGCGCGGCAAGCCGGCGAGATGCTGCATATCAACGTGCTCGGTCTTGCCAGCATCGCGCAGGACGTCTCTCCCGATCTCGCCCGCGCCACCATCGCCTCGGTATCCGTGCTCGGAGCCCTCCATGCCACCCCTGCGGTCAAGGCCGCTCTTTCCGACAGGACAAGGTGA
- a CDS encoding L,D-transpeptidase family protein, translating to MNAAAINSAEPSKKTLSDTKPTPAGIRLQVLLDRAHFSPGEIDGKFGENAKKALRAYEKAQQLATSDEVGTDVWAKLASDDRPVITSYAISDKDVAGPFLRKLPAKMEAMKDLPKLAYTSAREGLAEKFHMSEDLLSALNPGRHFDRAGETIAVIDTGADQSPEKAAKVEVDKNRQTVQLFDKSNALIGFYPATVGSEEKPSPSGTLKVTEIDRNPTYRYNPDYHFKGVHSRKPFTIKPGPNNPVGTMWINLSADGYGIHGTPFPGRVSKSESHGCIRLTNWDAERVAELVSKGTPVTFVDDTK from the coding sequence ATGAACGCGGCAGCGATCAACTCCGCCGAGCCCTCGAAAAAGACGCTGTCGGACACCAAGCCGACCCCGGCAGGTATCAGGCTGCAGGTTCTGCTTGACCGGGCGCACTTCTCGCCGGGCGAGATCGACGGCAAATTCGGAGAGAATGCGAAGAAGGCATTGCGGGCCTACGAAAAGGCGCAGCAGTTGGCGACTTCCGACGAGGTCGGCACCGACGTTTGGGCAAAGCTTGCATCGGACGACCGTCCGGTGATTACGAGCTACGCCATCTCCGACAAAGACGTCGCAGGGCCGTTCCTACGCAAACTCCCGGCCAAGATGGAAGCTATGAAGGACCTTCCGAAGCTGGCCTACACCAGCGCACGCGAGGGCTTAGCCGAAAAGTTTCACATGAGTGAGGATCTGCTGTCTGCCTTGAACCCAGGAAGGCACTTCGATCGCGCCGGGGAAACCATCGCTGTGATCGATACCGGTGCTGATCAAAGTCCCGAGAAGGCGGCCAAGGTGGAAGTCGACAAGAACCGGCAGACCGTGCAGCTCTTCGATAAGTCGAACGCGCTGATCGGATTCTACCCCGCCACGGTCGGCAGCGAGGAGAAGCCGTCACCCTCAGGCACCTTGAAAGTAACGGAGATCGACCGCAATCCGACCTATCGCTACAACCCCGACTACCACTTCAAGGGCGTCCATTCCCGGAAGCCTTTCACCATCAAGCCGGGCCCGAACAATCCTGTCGGCACAATGTGGATCAATCTTTCCGCCGACGGCTATGGCATTCACGGCACCCCATTCCCGGGACGCGTGTCCAAATCGGAATCGCACGGCTGCATCCGTCTCACGAACTGGGACGCCGAACGCGTCGCCGAACTGGTATCCAAGGGGACGCCCGTGACGTTCGTCGACGACACCAAGTAA
- a CDS encoding DUF1330 domain-containing protein — protein MTGAKKAAGEPQQDRTRSSADRFLRTVALCALIGLLWCAPATARGGGHGMGGFGLHGGGRMGRGEHMMAPAYMLITVSAVSDADAFKKAIQDMTTAVAPFTGRLAVDAEKPPAWEGAASEHIVMIQFADAEQAQAWKNSDAYKSFDADLHKSSSSTMQLVQGLPVPEGRGGRGRFEAKAFEPNVQDFDRLLNQRLKTICKGC, from the coding sequence ATGACGGGAGCGAAGAAGGCAGCAGGCGAACCGCAGCAGGACCGGACTCGGTCCTCGGCCGATCGATTTTTGAGGACCGTTGCCCTGTGTGCGCTGATCGGCCTGCTCTGGTGCGCGCCGGCGACGGCGCGAGGCGGCGGCCACGGGATGGGCGGCTTTGGCCTTCATGGAGGCGGCAGAATGGGCCGAGGCGAGCACATGATGGCGCCCGCCTATATGCTCATTACGGTTTCGGCGGTGTCCGATGCGGATGCCTTCAAGAAAGCGATCCAGGATATGACGACTGCTGTGGCTCCGTTCACCGGACGACTAGCGGTCGATGCGGAAAAACCGCCTGCCTGGGAGGGTGCCGCTTCCGAACATATCGTGATGATTCAGTTCGCCGACGCCGAGCAGGCGCAGGCGTGGAAGAACTCCGACGCATACAAGAGCTTCGATGCCGACCTCCACAAGAGCTCGTCTTCGACCATGCAGCTTGTCCAGGGTCTGCCGGTGCCGGAAGGCCGTGGCGGACGCGGGCGCTTCGAAGCCAAGGCGTTCGAGCCTAACGTACAGGACTTCGATCGCTTGCTGAACCAGCGGCTCAAGACCATCTGCAAGGGCTGCTGA
- a CDS encoding metallophosphoesterase family protein yields the protein MTFRIGIISDTHGLLRPEAERRLAGVDHIIHGGDIGRPEIIDALRRIAPVTAIRGNVDIDDWAAAYPETEVVRLAGKSIYVLHDLKTLQIDPIARGIDVVVSGHSHASKIDTADGVLYLNPGSAGRRRFGLPITLATIDVTPDNLRPEIHDLGDV from the coding sequence ATGACATTCAGAATCGGGATCATCTCCGACACGCACGGGCTGCTCAGGCCGGAGGCGGAGCGTCGCCTGGCTGGCGTCGATCACATCATTCATGGCGGCGACATCGGACGTCCCGAAATTATAGACGCGCTGCGCCGCATCGCCCCGGTTACCGCGATCCGAGGAAATGTGGATATCGACGACTGGGCTGCTGCATACCCTGAAACCGAGGTCGTGCGACTTGCGGGAAAATCGATCTACGTTCTGCACGATCTGAAGACTCTGCAGATCGATCCGATCGCGCGCGGCATCGACGTCGTCGTGTCCGGTCATTCCCATGCGTCGAAGATCGACACGGCCGACGGCGTGCTCTACCTGAATCCAGGAAGCGCGGGCCGGCGGCGCTTCGGGCTGCCCATCACGCTTGCGACGATCGACGTGACGCCGGACAACCTGCGGCCGGAAATCCACGATCTCGGCGACGTATGA
- a CDS encoding extracellular catalytic domain type 1 short-chain-length polyhydroxyalkanoate depolymerase: MLNQDTLREATRLTQAGQLTEATALLQCMLRGERPLATAKGLISLPDRTPPTIDPKANGVGNADRAAPAETPAAMARRRRPLFDRAKDGTWLGLRGAKHAPASVTDIAPVGTKFIEGAYSNEAGSRTFKLFVPSSYHQGQPLPLVVMLHGCTQSPDDFAAGTRMNFIAEEQNCLVVYPAQPSGANPSKCWNWFRAADQRRDEGEPSLIAGITRRVMQDYSVDPKRVFVAGLSAGGAAAAVMGATYSDLYAAVGIHSGLACGAATDMPSAFAAMRQGGKGGRQTMAGGPMVPTIIFHGDRDTTVHPDNGAHVVEHAIGARRTRKKVHRGQIPGGHGYTRTTHTDGEREVLEHWNVHGAGHAWSGGSPAGSYTDGEGPDATREMLRFFLEHPQASRAH, encoded by the coding sequence ATGTTGAATCAGGACACGCTCCGCGAGGCCACACGGTTGACCCAAGCAGGGCAACTGACCGAAGCCACGGCGCTGCTGCAGTGCATGTTGCGAGGCGAGCGCCCGCTCGCGACCGCTAAAGGTCTCATCAGTCTTCCAGACCGCACCCCGCCCACGATCGACCCCAAGGCCAATGGCGTCGGCAACGCCGACCGCGCAGCACCGGCGGAGACGCCCGCCGCCATGGCGCGTCGGCGCCGACCGTTGTTCGATCGCGCGAAGGACGGCACCTGGCTCGGCCTGCGGGGCGCCAAGCACGCTCCCGCTTCGGTGACCGACATCGCGCCGGTGGGTACGAAGTTCATCGAAGGCGCCTACAGCAACGAGGCCGGAAGCCGGACCTTCAAGCTCTTCGTCCCCAGCAGCTACCACCAAGGTCAGCCGCTCCCGCTGGTGGTGATGCTCCACGGTTGCACCCAGTCGCCGGACGATTTCGCAGCCGGCACCAGAATGAACTTCATCGCGGAAGAACAGAACTGCCTGGTGGTCTATCCGGCGCAGCCTAGCGGCGCCAATCCGTCCAAATGCTGGAACTGGTTTCGCGCGGCCGACCAGCGCCGTGACGAAGGCGAGCCTTCGCTGATCGCGGGCATCACCCGCCGTGTCATGCAGGACTATTCGGTCGATCCGAAGCGCGTCTTCGTCGCCGGCCTTTCGGCCGGAGGCGCCGCCGCGGCAGTCATGGGTGCCACCTACAGCGATCTATACGCGGCGGTCGGGATCCATTCCGGCCTCGCCTGCGGAGCCGCCACCGATATGCCCTCGGCGTTCGCCGCCATGCGTCAAGGGGGCAAAGGCGGTCGCCAAACTATGGCGGGCGGCCCGATGGTCCCGACCATTATTTTTCACGGCGACCGCGACACCACTGTGCATCCCGACAACGGCGCCCACGTCGTCGAACATGCCATCGGAGCGAGAAGGACGCGAAAGAAGGTGCATCGCGGGCAAATTCCGGGAGGGCATGGGTATACCCGCACGACTCACACCGACGGCGAACGCGAGGTCCTGGAGCACTGGAATGTCCACGGCGCCGGCCATGCCTGGTCCGGAGGCAGCCCGGCAGGATCCTATACGGACGGAGAGGGGCCGGATGCAACGAGGGAAATGCTGCGTTTCTTTCTCGAGCATCCGCAAGCATCGAGGGCACACTAG
- a CDS encoding AAA family ATPase: MRPLLLVGDPGGGKSRFARRLGEVLGVSVWREDASRADGAVFAGTDRRWYSAEPCHPFLAVAAGGIANPLVLIDELEKSGTRSDYGRLWDCLLGFFEIETSARYPDPALQTNLNLSQISYVLTANSLDPLPGPLRDRTRVVTFRSQAPTISMRSCPP; encoded by the coding sequence CTGCGGCCCCTACTCCTCGTCGGCGATCCTGGCGGCGGCAAGTCCCGATTTGCCCGCCGCCTTGGAGAAGTCCTTGGCGTGAGCGTTTGGCGTGAGGACGCGTCCCGCGCGGACGGCGCGGTATTTGCCGGTACCGATCGGCGCTGGTACTCGGCTGAACCCTGCCATCCGTTTCTCGCCGTCGCTGCCGGCGGAATCGCCAATCCGCTTGTGTTGATCGACGAGCTTGAGAAGTCTGGCACACGCAGCGACTACGGGCGGCTATGGGACTGCCTCCTCGGATTTTTTGAGATCGAGACCAGTGCCCGCTATCCGGATCCCGCGCTTCAGACGAACCTCAATTTATCGCAGATCTCTTATGTGCTGACGGCGAATTCCCTGGATCCACTGCCAGGCCCGCTCCGCGACCGGACGCGCGTCGTGACCTTCCGAAGCCAAGCGCCGACGATCTCGATGCGCTCTTGCCCGCCGTGA
- a CDS encoding SDR family NAD(P)-dependent oxidoreductase yields MAERFKGKIVIVTGAASGIGEATARRFVAEGAKVALVDRNNESLEKVAKSLPGDQVMVQAADVSDSSAVDGMVGAVVDRFGRLDVIVNNAGVHEGGDPTSITDEKWRTVMSTDVDGVFYGCRAALPHLEKTKGSIVNTASVSGTGGDWGMSPYNAAKGAVPIANLF; encoded by the coding sequence ATGGCCGAGAGGTTCAAAGGCAAGATCGTCATCGTCACGGGGGCCGCTTCCGGCATCGGAGAAGCGACAGCACGCCGCTTCGTTGCAGAGGGCGCGAAGGTGGCCCTGGTGGACCGCAACAACGAGTCGCTGGAAAAGGTCGCGAAGAGTCTGCCCGGCGACCAGGTAATGGTCCAGGCCGCCGACGTGTCGGACTCTAGCGCCGTCGACGGAATGGTCGGGGCGGTCGTGGACCGCTTCGGCCGGCTGGACGTCATCGTGAACAACGCAGGCGTCCACGAAGGTGGCGACCCGACTTCCATCACGGACGAGAAATGGCGGACCGTGATGTCGACCGACGTCGACGGCGTGTTCTATGGCTGCCGCGCAGCACTCCCCCATCTCGAAAAAACCAAGGGCTCGATCGTGAACACGGCGTCGGTCTCAGGGACTGGCGGCGATTGGGGCATGAGCCCCTACAACGCAGCGAAGGGTGCTGTCCCTATCGCAAACTTATTCTGA
- the ligD gene encoding non-homologous end-joining DNA ligase, whose translation MSRTSTLPKRLQPMLATLTDAPFDDPGWVFEDKYDGFRMIAEIKNGAVALYSRNGEIISRSYIEVAKALESVEADAVIDGELVAIGKDGVSHFQLLQNALRHEAKLLYCAFDLTFENGEDLRKRPLLERKKRLKAILPRDKLIAFSRHREASGTRFFAEAERKGLEGIMAKRADSPYASGSRTADWLKIKTAKRQEVVIAGFTAPRRTRPFFGALVLAVREDDTWRYIGHVGTGFSHQTLEKLHGKLVKLKVAKSPFPGKVKDELVTTWVRPSLVAEVKFAEWTSKGELRQPVYLGLRTDKRAKDVVRERERSRK comes from the coding sequence ATGAGCCGAACATCGACCCTGCCGAAACGCCTGCAGCCGATGCTCGCAACTCTGACCGATGCCCCGTTCGACGACCCCGGCTGGGTCTTCGAAGACAAGTACGACGGTTTCCGGATGATCGCCGAGATCAAGAACGGCGCAGTCGCGCTCTACAGCCGCAACGGCGAGATCATCAGCCGCAGCTACATCGAGGTCGCCAAGGCTCTGGAAAGCGTCGAGGCCGACGCCGTGATCGACGGGGAACTCGTCGCGATCGGGAAAGACGGCGTGTCGCATTTCCAGCTTCTCCAAAACGCGCTGCGCCATGAGGCGAAGCTTCTGTACTGCGCCTTCGATCTCACGTTCGAGAACGGCGAGGATCTGCGCAAGCGGCCACTCCTGGAACGCAAGAAACGGCTGAAGGCCATCCTGCCGCGGGACAAGCTGATCGCGTTCAGCCGGCATCGCGAAGCGAGCGGCACCAGGTTCTTCGCGGAGGCCGAACGGAAGGGCCTCGAAGGCATCATGGCGAAGCGCGCTGACAGCCCTTACGCGTCCGGCAGCCGGACCGCGGATTGGCTGAAGATCAAGACCGCGAAGCGGCAGGAGGTCGTCATCGCCGGCTTCACGGCGCCTAGGCGCACACGCCCCTTCTTCGGTGCCCTAGTCCTAGCTGTGAGGGAAGACGACACTTGGCGATACATCGGCCATGTGGGCACCGGGTTCAGCCACCAGACCTTGGAAAAGCTGCACGGCAAGCTCGTGAAGCTGAAAGTCGCGAAGTCGCCCTTCCCCGGCAAGGTGAAGGACGAACTCGTGACCACTTGGGTCAGGCCGTCGCTCGTAGCCGAGGTTAAGTTCGCGGAATGGACGAGCAAGGGCGAACTGCGCCAACCCGTCTACCTCGGCCTCAGAACCGACAAGCGCGCGAAGGATGTCGTGCGCGAACGCGAACGGTCGCGGAAATAG
- a CDS encoding plasmid stabilization protein: MPRGDKSSYTDKQKRQAEHIEEGYEHRGVPEKEAERRAWATVNKETHGGKKSGSGRGTEEDHSPSRKGGRLGGAASAKRPAAEKSRSAKKAAQTRKRRAA, from the coding sequence ATGCCTCGCGGCGACAAATCCAGTTACACCGACAAGCAGAAGCGCCAGGCCGAGCACATCGAGGAAGGCTACGAACACCGAGGCGTTCCGGAGAAGGAGGCCGAACGGCGCGCTTGGGCGACCGTGAACAAGGAAACGCACGGCGGGAAGAAGAGCGGCTCCGGCCGCGGGACAGAAGAAGACCATTCGCCGTCGAGGAAGGGCGGCCGGTTGGGCGGCGCTGCATCTGCCAAGCGGCCCGCCGCCGAAAAGTCGCGATCGGCCAAAAAGGCCGCGCAGACCAGAAAGCGGCGCGCCGCGTGA